The Cognaticolwellia beringensis genome segment TTGCTGGTAGTGAAAATGCTGACATTATTGCGACCGGATCAGGTGTTGTCAGTTGGGCGGGAGATCGCTACGGATATGGTAAATTAATTGAAATTAATCATGGTGATGGTTTAAAAACTCGCTACGGTCATAATAAATTAATATCAGTAGCCGTTGGTGATGTAGTGACCAAAGGTCAGGTTATTGCAAAAATGGGCAGTACAGGACGTTCAACAGGGCCACATGTACATTATGAAATATTACGTAATAACCGCCAAATAGATCCAAAACAATACGTATATCGAAAAGCAAAAGAGTAGCTTTATCACTAATTTCAGTTGTTTAAAATACTACTGCGATTACAATACTAAGCAAGTTTATGTGATCGGTCCCACCGGTCATTTTATTTTCAGCGGAAGATTTTCTTCTCAATATGGTTTAACACGATGTTTGTAAGTTTAATGACAAAACTGTTTGGTAGTCGAAATGATCGATTACTTAAACAAATGCAAAAAGAAGTAAGTAAAATAAATGCACTAGAACCCGTTTTCGAAGCACTCAGTGATGAAGAACTAAAAGCAAAAACACCTGAGTTTAAAGAACGCGTTGAACAAGGAGAAGAGCTTGATGCTATTCTTCCTGAAGCATTTGCCGTAGTACGCGAAGCCAGTAAACGTGTATTTGGTATGCGTCATTTCGACGTGCAAATGATCGGTGGTATGGTACTTAACTCAGGTAAGATTGCCGAAATGCGAACGGGTGAAGGTAAAACACTTACCGCTACATTGCCTGCTTATTTAAACGCATTAACGGGTAAAGGTGTTCATGTTATTACAGTGAACGACTACCTTGCGACTCGTGACGGAAATTGGAGTCGACCTTTATTTGAATTCCTTGGTATGACTGTTGGCTGTAATGTTGCCGGTATGGCACCGAGTGACAAACAAGCGGCCTATAATTCAGATATTACTTACGGTACTAATAACGAATTTGGTTTCGATTATTTACGCGATAACATGGCTTTTTCACCGGAAGAGCGAGCACAAAAACCGTTAAATTTTGCTGTTATTGATGAAGTTGACTCAATATTAATTGATGAAGCGCGTACGCCACTGATTATTTCGGGCCAAGCAGAAGACAGCTCGGAACTCTATCGTAATATCAACCTCGTTGTACCAACACTGGTGCAGCAGGAAGAAGAAGATAAAGAAGGCGAAGAAAGTACCGGCGACTTCACCATTGACGAAAAAGCCAAACAAATTTATTTAACTGAGCTTGGTCAAATTCATATCGAAGAAATCATGATCGAAAGAGGTTTGATGCAGCAAGGAGATTCGCTCTTCTCAGCTGCAAATATTACCTTATTACATCATGTTATGGCCGCTTTGCGCGCACACAAGTTGTTCCAAAAAGACGTAGATTACATCGTAAAAGACGACGAAATTGTTATCGTAGACGAACATACGGGTCGTACGATGGAAGGACGTCGTTGGTCTGAAGGTTTACACCAAGCTGTTGAAGCAAAAGAAGGTGTAAATATTCAAAACGAAAACCAAACACTCGCATCAATTACCTTCCAGAATTTTTTCCGCATTTATAATAAATTGTCAGGAATGACCGGTACTGCCGATACTGAAGCGTTCGAGTTTAATCATATTTACGCTTTAGAAACCGTCGTAATACCAACAAACCAGCCAATGGTGCGTAAAGATTTACCTGATTTAATCTACTTAACGGCTGAAGAGAAGTTTGAAGCGATTTTAGAAGATATTAAAGATTGTGTGGAGCGTGGACAGCCTGTACTTGTTGGTACAATCAGCATTGAAACCTCAGAGTTTTTATCGTCATTTCTAAAGAAAGCAAAAATTAAGCATAAAGTACTTAATGCTAAATTTCACCAGCAAGAAGCCGAGATTGTTGCCGATGCCGGTAAAATTGGCGCAGTAACCATTGCCACTAACATGGCTGGCCGTGGTACCGATATTGTACTTGGTGGTAATCTAAATACGACACTTGAAAAGCTTGATAATCCAAGTGAAGAAAAAATTGCAGAAGTTAAAGCGGCTTGGCAAGAAGAGCACGATAAGGTTTTAGCGGCTGGTGGTTTGCACATTGTAGCCACAGAACGTCATGAGTCTCGTCGTATTGATAACCAGTTACGTGGTCGTTCAGGTCGCCAAGGTGATGCGGGTTCAACACGCTTTTACTTATCAATGGAAGATGGCCTGATGCGAATTTTTGCCTCAGAGCGCATTACCAACATGATGCGTAAACTAGGCATGGAACGTGGCGAAGCCATTGAGCATCCTTGGGTAACTAAGAGTATTGAAAACGCTCAGCGTAAAGTTGAAGGTCGTAACTTTGATATTCGTAAGCAATTACTAGAATTTGACGATGTTTCAAACGATCAACGTAAAGTTATTTA includes the following:
- the secA gene encoding preprotein translocase subunit SecA, giving the protein MFVSLMTKLFGSRNDRLLKQMQKEVSKINALEPVFEALSDEELKAKTPEFKERVEQGEELDAILPEAFAVVREASKRVFGMRHFDVQMIGGMVLNSGKIAEMRTGEGKTLTATLPAYLNALTGKGVHVITVNDYLATRDGNWSRPLFEFLGMTVGCNVAGMAPSDKQAAYNSDITYGTNNEFGFDYLRDNMAFSPEERAQKPLNFAVIDEVDSILIDEARTPLIISGQAEDSSELYRNINLVVPTLVQQEEEDKEGEESTGDFTIDEKAKQIYLTELGQIHIEEIMIERGLMQQGDSLFSAANITLLHHVMAALRAHKLFQKDVDYIVKDDEIVIVDEHTGRTMEGRRWSEGLHQAVEAKEGVNIQNENQTLASITFQNFFRIYNKLSGMTGTADTEAFEFNHIYALETVVIPTNQPMVRKDLPDLIYLTAEEKFEAILEDIKDCVERGQPVLVGTISIETSEFLSSFLKKAKIKHKVLNAKFHQQEAEIVADAGKIGAVTIATNMAGRGTDIVLGGNLNTTLEKLDNPSEEKIAEVKAAWQEEHDKVLAAGGLHIVATERHESRRIDNQLRGRSGRQGDAGSTRFYLSMEDGLMRIFASERITNMMRKLGMERGEAIEHPWVTKSIENAQRKVEGRNFDIRKQLLEFDDVSNDQRKVIYEQRNELMDEADIADVITAIRGDVVNGLIGQHIPPQSMEEMWDIEGLEERLKGELTIELPIAKWLEEDTNLHEETLREKIHNEVDASYAAKEEMVGADVLRQFEKAVMLQSLDSHWKEHLAAMDHLRQGIHLRGYAQKNPKQEFKRESFELFAELLDNLKYDVIGILSKVQIRAESDVEAVEEQHRKSDETPKEFKHESVSEPEQAAMPRVGRNEPCPCGSGKKYKQCHGKLT